One window of the Amycolatopsis mediterranei genome contains the following:
- a CDS encoding alpha/beta fold hydrolase: MSPASSATVIEPDPPSAPARRSSRPIELTGSFDHEGHRLWYTEFGSGDKVVVLTHGIMLTRRMHAPLARRLARAGFRVITLDLLGHGDSDRPTESWLYSMPSFAEQTLALLDHLEVSSAVIGGTSLGANVSLEVAVQAPSRARGLIVEMPVLDNAIVAGLFTFAPLLMAARFLPFTVQAVALAASAVPHGNQWVDVVTDTLSQRPASMAALLHGVLFGRIAPPKSVRRKITTRALVIGHQGDPIHPFGDADTLAVDMPDAEFVQARSPVELRLDPTRLSDAIRDFAASCYED; the protein is encoded by the coding sequence ATGAGCCCGGCCAGTAGCGCGACCGTGATCGAACCGGACCCGCCGTCGGCGCCCGCGCGGCGCTCGTCCCGCCCGATCGAGCTGACCGGCTCGTTCGACCACGAGGGACACCGGCTCTGGTACACCGAGTTCGGCAGCGGCGACAAGGTCGTCGTCCTCACCCACGGCATCATGCTGACCCGCCGGATGCACGCCCCGCTGGCCCGCCGGCTGGCCCGCGCGGGCTTCCGGGTGATCACCCTCGACCTGCTCGGCCACGGCGACTCCGACCGGCCGACCGAGTCGTGGCTGTACTCGATGCCCTCCTTCGCCGAGCAGACCCTCGCCCTGCTGGACCACCTCGAGGTGTCCTCCGCCGTGATCGGCGGGACGTCACTGGGGGCGAACGTCTCGCTGGAAGTGGCGGTGCAGGCCCCTTCGCGGGCGCGCGGGCTGATCGTCGAGATGCCGGTGCTGGACAACGCGATCGTCGCCGGCCTGTTCACGTTCGCGCCGCTGCTGATGGCGGCCCGGTTCCTGCCGTTCACGGTGCAGGCGGTGGCGCTGGCGGCCTCGGCGGTCCCGCACGGCAACCAGTGGGTCGACGTCGTCACCGACACGCTCTCGCAGCGCCCGGCCTCGATGGCGGCCCTGCTGCACGGGGTGCTGTTCGGCCGGATCGCGCCGCCGAAGTCGGTCCGCCGCAAGATCACGACGCGCGCACTGGTGATCGGCCACCAGGGCGACCCGATCCACCCGTTCGGTGACGCGGACACCCTGGCGGTCGACATGCCGGACGCGGAGTTCGTCCAGGCCCGCAGCCCGGTCGAGCTGCGGCTCGACCCGACCCGGCTCTCGGACGCGATCCGGGATTTCGCCGCGAGCTGCTACGAGGACTGA